In Thalassophryne amazonica chromosome 14, fThaAma1.1, whole genome shotgun sequence, one DNA window encodes the following:
- the LOC117524409 gene encoding protein pxr-1-like yields the protein MECAVDLPSGDDEALEKDDKTAKEMNEPPHKKNKKQRKHKSKKKKRRKKGDKESSSESGAESDVEPPPPPRPVRTTRASARLAAAAGQKEESKRDIDRVDVEGDVKSKKSKRHAAKKKKKKRKKDEKQDKKSPSHSPSESSSVSASESEGEGGKRIGYGRVFSSNYI from the exons GTGATGATGAAGCACTTGAGAAAGATGACAAGACTGCCAAGGAAATGAATGAGCCACCCCATAAGAAAAACAAGAAGCAGAGAAAACACAagagcaagaagaagaagagaaggaaGAAAGGTGATAAGGAGAGCAGCTCAGAATCTGGTGCTGAGTCAGATGTGGAACCTCCACCCCCTCCAAGACCTGTCAGAACCACTAGAGCCAG TGCCAGATTAGCAGCAGCTGCTGGGCAGAAGGAGGAGAGTAAAAGGGATATAG ATCGAGTCGACGTAGAGGGAGATGTAAAATCTAAAAAAAGCAAAAGACACGCtgctaagaagaagaaaaagaagagaaagaAAGATGAAAAGCAGGATAAGAAATCGCCCTCTCACTCCCCATCTGAAAGCAGCTCAGTTTCTGCTTCAGAATCGGAAGGTGAAGGAGGTAAAAGGATTGGTTATGGCAGAGTTTTCTCCAGTAACTACATCTGA